Proteins from a genomic interval of Phlebotomus papatasi isolate M1 chromosome 3, Ppap_2.1, whole genome shotgun sequence:
- the LOC129808221 gene encoding serine/arginine repetitive matrix protein 1-like isoform X1, whose amino-acid sequence MRRRMSYDDDDDLESLRLAALQTLNHTRKPNSNPIQVVESIVPHHKPIYEEEIYSQAIPGSLPEGSFRPAETFGASGTSNGQWRSPGESYVPPYVAPGAPTDVQLSPRSAAFVLQNTSILRRRKGDKSPSVTPPPYKSPEYPFRAHSRSRTPSPERIPSPVYRHRSPSPKRFYSRSPVRRERSVSRSPPPPVHRRRSRSRSPLVRRQSPRFRSRNSSPRPVRSRRQSPLPRQSPPLRNVRKPSRSPVRVTRHRSQSPPKRTKSPLVRKPARRPREPPRRRSPDRNIRRRQRNPPPREKDEKPRRRSRSRSPVPEKKVEEEKRRGSPEKKPEEKTQEKSQEKPQEKPQEEAQQSSSEEELPESKEEPEKKEDPESDGENGGYEIDLFASDESESENEGRFKSSSKSERPAQNTVSFTKLVAEPVATLTELKDLPSLSNVGGNRERRPERSSRDYGRNRRKRDRDRRNNQRYRGEKSGKDDKEARSKNTKESNMKMFKSTFQAVVVNDSKKANDAADGLGEKGVREGDKRKIIQIKRPISFKETKDKSETNSASNNQPSAGGIGEGKVKKSIHLRLGGYATPNGEPSSSSLASVLASTSKGPKSGNLASLKKSWKTSEKVSMKYCLMILSSDFFFQRPKHTTIAEDFLLFFLWFSSFLLCLPFSLFFNFPTFDIFEKISL is encoded by the exons ATGAGGAGG AGAATGTCCTATGATGACGACGATGATTTGGAATCTCTCAGACTAGCTGCTCTTCAAACCCTCAATCACACACGAAAGCCCAATTCAAACCCCATCCAGGTGGTGGAGTCTATCGTGCCACACCACAAGCCAATTTATGAGGAGGAAATCTACAGTCAAGCGATTCCCGGAAGCCTTCCGGAAGGCTCATTTCGCCCCGCAGAAACATTTGGAGCGTCGGGAACGAGCAATGGGCAGTGGAGATCACCAGGTGAGTCATATGTACCGCCTTATGTAGCCCCCGGAGCACCTACGGATGTACAGCTGTCTCCTCGGAGTGCAGCCTTTGTGCTGCAGAACACCTCAATTTTGAGGAGAAGAAAGGGCGATAAGTCGCCAAGTGTTACTCCACCTCCTTATAAATCCCCTGAGTACCCCTTCCGGGCACATTCGAGGTCGCGAACACCGTCTCCGGAGAGGATTCCCTCCCCAGTTTATCGCCATCGATCTCCCTCGCCAAAACGTTTCTATTCGCGCTCTCCAGTGCGCAGGGAGCGCTCTGTGTCGAGATCTCCTCCTCCTCCTGTGCACAGAAGAAGGAGCAGGTCGAGATCTCCGTTGGTGAGGCGTCAGTCGCCTAGATTCCGGAGTAGAAATTCCTCACCAAGGCCTGTGAGATCTCGAAGGCAGTCACCACTTCCTAGACAGAGTCCTCCTCTGCGAAATGTCCGGAAGCCCTCGAGAAGTCCCGTCAGGGTCACAAGGCATCGTTCCCAATCCCCGCCAAAACGTACCAAATCCCCTCTGGTCAGAAAACCCGCCAGAAGGCCCAGGGAACCGCCGAGGAGAAGATCTCCTGACAGAAATATTCGCAGGAGGCAGAGAAATCCTCCTCCGCGAGAGAAAGACGAAAAGCCCAGGAGACGCTCGAGGAGTCGAAGTCCGGTTCCGGAGAAGAAAGTCGAAGAGGAGAAACGTAGGGGAAGTCCTGAGAAGAAGCCTGAGGAGAAAACTCAAGAAAAGTCTCAGGAAAAACCTCAAGAAAAGCCTCAGGAAGAAGCTCAACAGTCAAGTAGTGAGGAAGAATTGCCAGAATCCAAGGAGGAGCCGGAGAAAAAGGAAGATCCGGAAAGTGATGGTGAAAATGGTGGTTATGAAATTGATCTTTTTGCCTCGGATGAGTCAGAGTCGGAAAATGAGGGACGTTTTAAGTCCAGCAGCAAAAGTGAGCGTCCTGCTCAAAATACAGTGTCATTTACGAAGCTCGTGGCTGAACCTGTGGCCACATTGACTGAGCTCAAGGATCTCCCGAGTCTGTCAAATGTCGGAGGGAATCGCGAGAGGAGACCAGAGAGAAGCTCCAGAGATTACGGAAGGAATCGTCGGAAAAGGGACAGAGATCGCAGGAATAACCAGCGATACCGGGGAGAAAAATCAGGGAAGGATGACAAGGAGGCAAGATCGAAGAATACCAAGGAATCAAACATGAAGATGTTCAAATCAACCTTTCAGGCTGTTGTTGTCAATGACTCCAAGAAGGCTAATG ACGCAGCGGACGGACTCGGTGAAAAGGGAGTCCGGGAGGGAGACAAAAGGAAGATCATTCAGATCAAGAGGCCGATATCATTCAAGGAGACAAAAG ATAAATCCGAAACAAATTCAGCGTCGAACAATCAACCGTCTGCGGGAGGAATTGGTGAAGGGAAGGTGAAGAAGTCCATCCACTTGCGCCTTGGCGGATATGCAACACCAAATGGCGAACCCTCGTCCTCATCCCTGGCCAGCGTTCTGGCATCCACCTCCAAAGGGCCCAAGAGTGGCAACCTGGCGAGTCTCAAGAAGTCCTGGAAGACGTCTGAGAAGGTATCAATGAAATATTGCCTAATGATTCTttctagtgattttttttttcaaagacccAAACACACAACAATCGCCGAGGATTTTCTCctcttttttttgtggttttcttCCTTCCTTTTGTGTCTccctttttctcttttttttaattttccaacttttgatatttttgagaaaatctctctttga
- the LOC129808221 gene encoding serine/arginine repetitive matrix protein 1-like isoform X2 encodes MRRRMSYDDDDDLESLRLAALQTLNHTRKPNSNPIQVVESIVPHHKPIYEEEIYSQAIPGSLPEGSFRPAETFGASGTSNGQWRSPGESYVPPYVAPGAPTDVQLSPRSAAFVLQNTSILRRRKGDKSPSVTPPPYKSPEYPFRAHSRSRTPSPERIPSPVYRHRSPSPKRFYSRSPVRRERSVSRSPPPPVHRRRSRSRSPLVRRQSPRFRSRNSSPRPVRSRRQSPLPRQSPPLRNVRKPSRSPVRVTRHRSQSPPKRTKSPLVRKPARRPREPPRRRSPDRNIRRRQRNPPPREKDEKPRRRSRSRSPVPEKKVEEEKRRGSPEKKPEEKTQEKSQEKPQEKPQEEAQQSSSEEELPESKEEPEKKEDPESDGENGGYEIDLFASDESESENEGRFKSSSKSERPAQNTVSFTKLVAEPVATLTELKDLPSLSNVGGNRERRPERSSRDYGRNRRKRDRDRRNNQRYRGEKSGKDDKEARSKNTKESNMKMFKSTFQAVVVNDSKKANDAADGLGEKGVREGDKRKIIQIKRPISFKETKDKSETNSASNNQPSAGGIGEGKVKKSIHLRLGGYATPNGEPSSSSLASVLASTSKGPKSGNLASLKKSWKTSEKV; translated from the exons ATGAGGAGG AGAATGTCCTATGATGACGACGATGATTTGGAATCTCTCAGACTAGCTGCTCTTCAAACCCTCAATCACACACGAAAGCCCAATTCAAACCCCATCCAGGTGGTGGAGTCTATCGTGCCACACCACAAGCCAATTTATGAGGAGGAAATCTACAGTCAAGCGATTCCCGGAAGCCTTCCGGAAGGCTCATTTCGCCCCGCAGAAACATTTGGAGCGTCGGGAACGAGCAATGGGCAGTGGAGATCACCAGGTGAGTCATATGTACCGCCTTATGTAGCCCCCGGAGCACCTACGGATGTACAGCTGTCTCCTCGGAGTGCAGCCTTTGTGCTGCAGAACACCTCAATTTTGAGGAGAAGAAAGGGCGATAAGTCGCCAAGTGTTACTCCACCTCCTTATAAATCCCCTGAGTACCCCTTCCGGGCACATTCGAGGTCGCGAACACCGTCTCCGGAGAGGATTCCCTCCCCAGTTTATCGCCATCGATCTCCCTCGCCAAAACGTTTCTATTCGCGCTCTCCAGTGCGCAGGGAGCGCTCTGTGTCGAGATCTCCTCCTCCTCCTGTGCACAGAAGAAGGAGCAGGTCGAGATCTCCGTTGGTGAGGCGTCAGTCGCCTAGATTCCGGAGTAGAAATTCCTCACCAAGGCCTGTGAGATCTCGAAGGCAGTCACCACTTCCTAGACAGAGTCCTCCTCTGCGAAATGTCCGGAAGCCCTCGAGAAGTCCCGTCAGGGTCACAAGGCATCGTTCCCAATCCCCGCCAAAACGTACCAAATCCCCTCTGGTCAGAAAACCCGCCAGAAGGCCCAGGGAACCGCCGAGGAGAAGATCTCCTGACAGAAATATTCGCAGGAGGCAGAGAAATCCTCCTCCGCGAGAGAAAGACGAAAAGCCCAGGAGACGCTCGAGGAGTCGAAGTCCGGTTCCGGAGAAGAAAGTCGAAGAGGAGAAACGTAGGGGAAGTCCTGAGAAGAAGCCTGAGGAGAAAACTCAAGAAAAGTCTCAGGAAAAACCTCAAGAAAAGCCTCAGGAAGAAGCTCAACAGTCAAGTAGTGAGGAAGAATTGCCAGAATCCAAGGAGGAGCCGGAGAAAAAGGAAGATCCGGAAAGTGATGGTGAAAATGGTGGTTATGAAATTGATCTTTTTGCCTCGGATGAGTCAGAGTCGGAAAATGAGGGACGTTTTAAGTCCAGCAGCAAAAGTGAGCGTCCTGCTCAAAATACAGTGTCATTTACGAAGCTCGTGGCTGAACCTGTGGCCACATTGACTGAGCTCAAGGATCTCCCGAGTCTGTCAAATGTCGGAGGGAATCGCGAGAGGAGACCAGAGAGAAGCTCCAGAGATTACGGAAGGAATCGTCGGAAAAGGGACAGAGATCGCAGGAATAACCAGCGATACCGGGGAGAAAAATCAGGGAAGGATGACAAGGAGGCAAGATCGAAGAATACCAAGGAATCAAACATGAAGATGTTCAAATCAACCTTTCAGGCTGTTGTTGTCAATGACTCCAAGAAGGCTAATG ACGCAGCGGACGGACTCGGTGAAAAGGGAGTCCGGGAGGGAGACAAAAGGAAGATCATTCAGATCAAGAGGCCGATATCATTCAAGGAGACAAAAG ATAAATCCGAAACAAATTCAGCGTCGAACAATCAACCGTCTGCGGGAGGAATTGGTGAAGGGAAGGTGAAGAAGTCCATCCACTTGCGCCTTGGCGGATATGCAACACCAAATGGCGAACCCTCGTCCTCATCCCTGGCCAGCGTTCTGGCATCCACCTCCAAAGGGCCCAAGAGTGGCAACCTGGCGAGTCTCAAGAAGTCCTGGAAGACGTCTGAGAAG GTATAG